ATGCTCGTCGCCCGGGTCACCGACGAGCGCGGCGACCTGCGAGGCCTGCTCTACCTCGACGTCCCGCTCGACCTGCGCCGGCCCGACAAGCAGCGCCTCTTCGAGATCTCCGAGGCGCTGTCGATGACCCTGCGCTCGATCGTCACGGCGATCGAGCGCGAGGAGTACGCCGACCACATGCGGGTCATCCGCGCCACGCGCCGCCTCGCCCGGTCCAACCCGGCCCGCCACGACGTCGGCCACCTCGTGCGCGAGGCGCGCAGCACCCTGCTCGGCGCGCTGTCGGTCGACGAGCTCGAGATCCGCCTGTTCATCGACGACACCCAGAGCCCCGACAGCCTCCGCCTCGACATGGCGCCCGACGTGCGCCGCGCGCTCGACCGCGCGGCCGCCCGGGCGTGGGCGGCCCAGCACGTGATCATCATCGAGCCCGACCAGGTGTGGGGCGACACGGAGCTCGCGACGGCCTGTGCCGACTGGTTCACCGGGGCGCTGCGCGAGGCCGGCTTCCAGGCCGTGGTGGTCGCGCCGGTCGGCGTCGACGACGAGGTGCTCGGCATGCTGATCGCCGCCCGGCGCACCGGGGCGCGCCGGTGGACCGATGGCGAGGGGGTCGCGGCCCTGGAGCTCGGCCACGACCTCGGCCGCGCGATCGCCAACGCCCACGCGACCCAGCGCGAGCGTCGCCTGCTCGCCGAGCTGCGCGACCTCGAGGAGACCCGCCGCAAGTTCCTGCGGGTCGTCACCCACGAGATCAACAACCCGATGACGGTGATCGCCGCCAACGCCGAGTTCCTCACGGGCAGCGAGTTCGTCGACGAGCGCGACCGGCGCCGCGCGCGGGCGATCGTGCGCGGTGCCGAGCGGCTCGCCGGGCTGCTCGAGGGCCTCGCCCTGCTGTCCCGGGTCAGCGACCCGGAGCACCCGCCGGCCCGGATGCGCGTCGACCTGCGCCAGGTCGTCCAGGACGCGGCGTCGTCGATGGCCGCGGTCGCCGAGCAGGCGGGGATCACCCTCAACCCGGCGCCGCCCGGCGAGCCGGCGCTCGTCCTCGGCGACCCGCGGGAGGTCACCGGTGCGGTGGCCAACCTCGTCGACAACGCCGTGAAGTACTCCGACGAGGGCGACGAGGTGTGGCTGTCGGTCGAGGTCGACGACGAGCGCGTCGTCTTCACCTGCCGCGACGAGGGCATCGGCATCTCGGAGGCGGACCGGG
Above is a genomic segment from Nocardioides okcheonensis containing:
- a CDS encoding sensor histidine kinase, producing the protein MDQVRAGERRTRDLSWGDGRARALMHALARDAATRAGFEVCAIEVVRPQGLLEFVAIHGDTVHAEERLGTASGLAEMELALADGDTIGHFVWIPEERFSDEALERLDGLVVVPDLPDTDHPDAWRAMDMLVARVTDERGDLRGLLYLDVPLDLRRPDKQRLFEISEALSMTLRSIVTAIEREEYADHMRVIRATRRLARSNPARHDVGHLVREARSTLLGALSVDELEIRLFIDDTQSPDSLRLDMAPDVRRALDRAAARAWAAQHVIIIEPDQVWGDTELATACADWFTGALREAGFQAVVVAPVGVDDEVLGMLIAARRTGARRWTDGEGVAALELGHDLGRAIANAHATQRERRLLAELRDLEETRRKFLRVVTHEINNPMTVIAANAEFLTGSEFVDERDRRRARAIVRGAERLAGLLEGLALLSRVSDPEHPPARMRVDLRQVVQDAASSMAAVAEQAGITLNPAPPGEPALVLGDPREVTGAVANLVDNAVKYSDEGDEVWLSVEVDDERVVFTCRDEGIGISEADRAVIFTPMFRSTNDAALRRPGTGLGLGIVREIMQRHDGTVEVESELGRGTAVRLSFPRPSTS